A DNA window from Bacteroides cellulosilyticus contains the following coding sequences:
- a CDS encoding methylglyoxal synthase, with protein sequence MTKLVRKIGLVAHDAMKKDLIEWVLWNSELLMGHKFYCTGTTGTLILEALKEKHPDVEWDFTILKSGPLGGDQQMGSRIVDGEIDYLFFFTDPMTLQPHDTDVKALTRLAGVENIVFCCNRSTADHIISSPLFVDPTYERTIPDYTGYTKRFENKPVVAEAVESAKKRKKKRG encoded by the coding sequence ATGACAAAATTAGTTAGAAAGATTGGATTGGTGGCGCACGACGCCATGAAGAAAGACCTCATCGAGTGGGTTCTCTGGAACTCCGAATTGCTTATGGGGCACAAGTTTTACTGTACAGGTACTACGGGAACTCTTATTCTTGAGGCTCTTAAGGAAAAGCATCCCGATGTTGAGTGGGATTTTACCATTCTGAAATCCGGTCCCCTGGGTGGTGATCAGCAAATGGGATCCCGCATTGTGGATGGCGAGATTGATTATCTTTTTTTCTTCACTGATCCTATGACGTTGCAGCCGCACGATACGGATGTGAAAGCGCTGACCCGTCTTGCCGGTGTTGAGAATATCGTTTTCTGCTGTAATCGCAGTACGGCAGACCATATTATTTCAAGCCCGCTATTCGTCGATCCGACGTATGAACGCACTATTCCGGATTACACCGGCTACACCAAACGATTTGAAAACAAACCGGTGGTTGCCGAGGCGGTGGAGT
- a CDS encoding glycosyltransferase family 2 protein, with product MNKIAVVILNWNGCDMLRSFLPSVVRFSEADGAAVYVADNGSTDASVDMLCREFPTVRLILLEENQGFADGYNMALQEVDAEYVVLLNSDVEVTEHWLQPLAGYMDAHPEAAACQPKIRSWRQKEMFEYAGAAGGFLDRYGYPFCRGRIMGVVEEDKGQYDTIIPVFWATGAALFIRLKDYREAGGLDGRFFAHMEEIDLCWRLRARGRQIACVPQSVVYHVGGATLKKENPRKTFLNFRNNLVMLYKNLPSRDFASVMRTRAVLDYIAALSFILKLQFPNALAVLRARREYRLLRSSFTPAREENLKKTSLSVIPEWTKNSILAQYYLRGKKFFSQL from the coding sequence ATGAATAAGATAGCGGTTGTCATATTAAACTGGAACGGGTGTGATATGCTCCGTTCGTTTCTTCCTTCCGTAGTACGCTTTTCCGAGGCGGACGGTGCGGCAGTGTATGTTGCTGATAATGGTTCTACAGATGCATCTGTAGATATGCTTTGTCGTGAATTTCCTACCGTCCGATTGATTCTGTTGGAAGAAAATCAAGGTTTCGCTGATGGGTATAATATGGCATTGCAAGAGGTCGATGCCGAGTATGTAGTACTTCTCAATTCAGATGTGGAGGTGACGGAACATTGGCTTCAGCCACTGGCTGGCTATATGGATGCTCATCCTGAAGCGGCGGCTTGCCAGCCGAAGATACGCAGTTGGAGGCAGAAGGAGATGTTCGAGTATGCCGGTGCGGCGGGCGGTTTTCTTGATCGTTACGGTTATCCGTTTTGTCGCGGTCGGATTATGGGTGTGGTAGAAGAGGATAAGGGACAATACGACACTATCATTCCCGTCTTTTGGGCTACAGGTGCAGCTTTGTTTATCCGCTTGAAAGATTATCGTGAAGCCGGTGGACTGGATGGACGTTTTTTTGCCCACATGGAAGAGATCGATCTTTGCTGGCGGCTTCGTGCACGTGGCCGGCAGATTGCCTGTGTGCCGCAAAGTGTGGTTTACCATGTAGGCGGTGCTACGCTGAAGAAAGAAAATCCCCGAAAGACTTTCCTCAATTTTCGTAATAATCTTGTCATGCTCTACAAGAACCTGCCATCCCGGGATTTTGCTTCCGTGATGCGTACCCGTGCAGTTCTTGACTATATAGCTGCATTGAGTTTTATACTTAAACTACAGTTCCCCAATGCATTGGCAGTGCTTCGTGCACGGCGTGAATATCGTTTGTTACGTTCTTCTTTTACTCCTGCACGTGAAGAGAACCTGAAAAAAACTTCCCTTTCCGTGATACCGGAATGGACAAAAAACAGTATCTTGGCGCAGTATTATTTACGTGGAAAGAAATTTTTCTCGCAATTATAG
- a CDS encoding lysophospholipid acyltransferase family protein, with amino-acid sequence MKSKLVYWLTYAGMWLLALLPFRALYILSDGFYFLMRHLVHYRRKVVRKNLKNSFPEKSKAELREIEREFYHYICDYMLEEIKMMRMSFEDLSRRMEYGNTEEYLGMLEKYGGIVVLIPHYANFEWLTAMGAFMKPEDVPLQVYKPLRNKYMDEMFKIIRARHGGYNVPKHSTAREVIRLRREGKHVVIGLITDQSPNRNEAHHWTTFLNQDTVFMDGGERIARMMNYPVFYCELEKQGRGYCKAYFDLLTETPKQTAEGEITELFVRRLEQTIRRAPAYWFWSHKRWKLTREDLKKQHE; translated from the coding sequence ATGAAATCGAAACTTGTCTACTGGCTGACTTACGCCGGCATGTGGCTTCTGGCTTTGCTTCCTTTCCGGGCACTTTATATCTTGTCCGATGGGTTTTATTTTCTGATGCGTCATTTGGTGCATTACCGTCGGAAGGTAGTTCGTAAGAATCTGAAGAACTCTTTTCCCGAAAAATCCAAGGCTGAACTGCGCGAGATTGAGCGTGAGTTTTATCACTATATCTGCGACTACATGCTGGAAGAAATAAAGATGATGCGTATGTCGTTCGAAGATCTTTCCCGCCGTATGGAATATGGTAATACTGAAGAATATCTCGGCATGCTTGAAAAATATGGAGGCATCGTTGTGCTCATTCCTCATTATGCCAATTTCGAGTGGCTGACGGCGATGGGAGCCTTCATGAAACCGGAAGACGTACCCTTGCAAGTGTATAAACCCTTGCGAAACAAGTATATGGATGAAATGTTTAAGATCATCCGTGCCCGTCATGGCGGCTATAATGTGCCGAAACATTCCACTGCCCGCGAAGTGATCCGGTTGCGCCGTGAAGGGAAGCATGTAGTGATCGGACTGATTACCGATCAGTCGCCCAATCGCAATGAAGCCCATCACTGGACTACTTTTCTGAATCAGGATACCGTATTTATGGATGGTGGTGAACGTATTGCCAGGATGATGAATTATCCTGTTTTTTATTGTGAATTGGAAAAACAGGGTAGAGGATATTGCAAAGCATACTTTGATCTGTTGACTGAAACCCCGAAGCAAACTGCCGAGGGAGAAATAACCGAACTTTTTGTGCGCCGCTTGGAGCAGACCATTCGCCGTGCTCCTGCTTATTGGTTCTGGTCGCATAAACGGTGGAAACTCACACGGGAAGATTTAAAGAAACAACATGAATAA
- the mtaB gene encoding tRNA (N(6)-L-threonylcarbamoyladenosine(37)-C(2))-methylthiotransferase MtaB, with translation MIDTNIFQDKTAVYYTLGCKLNFSETSTIGKILRDAGVRTARKGEKADICVVNTCSVTEVADKKCRQAIHRLVKQHPGAFVVVTGCYAQLKPETVAKIEGVDVVLGAEQKKDLLQYLGNLQKNESGEAYASALKDIHSFAPSCSRGDRTRYFLKVQDGCDYFCSYCTIPFARGRSRNGTIASMVEQARQAAAEGGKEIVLTGVNIGDFGKTTGETFFDLVKALDEVEGIERYRISSIEPNLLTDEIIEFVSHSRSFMPHFHIPLQSGSDEVLKLMRRRYDTELFASKVRKVKEVMPDAFIGVDVIVGTRGETDEYFEQAYEFIKSLDVTQLHVFSYSERPGTQALKIDHVVTPEEKHRRSQRLLELSDEKTHTFYARHIGQTLPVLLERSKPGAPMHGFTANYIRVEVPHNNTLDNQVVSVRLGDFNEDGTALQGTMLL, from the coding sequence ATGATTGATACCAATATATTTCAAGATAAGACAGCGGTTTACTATACATTAGGTTGTAAGTTGAACTTCTCGGAAACTTCTACTATCGGTAAGATTTTGCGGGATGCAGGTGTGCGTACGGCACGTAAAGGAGAGAAAGCGGACATCTGTGTGGTGAACACTTGCTCGGTGACGGAAGTGGCGGATAAGAAATGCCGCCAGGCTATCCATCGCCTGGTGAAGCAGCATCCGGGGGCTTTCGTGGTTGTGACCGGATGTTATGCCCAGTTGAAACCCGAAACCGTTGCAAAGATTGAGGGGGTGGATGTGGTGCTTGGTGCCGAACAGAAAAAAGACTTGCTTCAATATCTCGGCAACCTGCAAAAGAATGAGTCGGGAGAAGCTTATGCTTCGGCGCTGAAAGATATCCATTCGTTTGCACCGTCGTGCTCACGTGGCGACCGTACCCGCTATTTCCTGAAAGTACAGGATGGTTGCGATTATTTCTGCTCCTACTGTACCATTCCTTTTGCCCGCGGACGGAGCCGCAACGGAACAATTGCATCCATGGTGGAACAAGCGCGCCAGGCAGCAGCTGAGGGAGGAAAGGAAATTGTGCTGACAGGTGTCAATATCGGGGATTTCGGTAAAACCACCGGAGAAACTTTCTTCGATCTGGTGAAGGCGCTGGATGAGGTGGAAGGTATCGAACGTTACCGTATTTCCTCCATAGAGCCCAATTTGCTGACTGATGAGATTATAGAATTTGTTTCTCATTCCCGCAGTTTCATGCCTCATTTCCATATTCCGTTGCAGTCCGGTAGTGACGAAGTGCTGAAGCTGATGCGCCGGCGATATGATACGGAACTTTTCGCTTCCAAAGTGCGGAAAGTGAAAGAAGTGATGCCCGATGCCTTTATCGGTGTGGATGTGATTGTGGGCACACGTGGTGAAACGGATGAATACTTTGAGCAGGCCTACGAATTTATCAAAAGCCTGGATGTGACCCAGCTTCATGTGTTCAGCTACTCCGAACGTCCGGGTACGCAGGCATTAAAGATAGACCATGTGGTAACTCCCGAGGAAAAGCACCGTCGGAGTCAGCGCCTGTTGGAGCTTTCGGACGAAAAGACGCATACATTCTATGCCCGTCATATCGGACAAACCTTGCCTGTGTTGCTGGAACGCTCCAAGCCGGGAGCCCCGATGCATGGCTTCACGGCTAACTATATCCGGGTGGAGGTTCCCCACAATAATACATTGGATAATCAGGTGGTGTCTGTTCGTTTAGGCGATTTTAATGAAGACGGAACCGCATTGCAGGGAACTATGCTATTATAA
- a CDS encoding long-chain fatty acid--CoA ligase produces the protein MIQENFIKLYEQSFRENWDLPCYTDYGEDESYSYGQVAQEIAKLHLLFKHCSLRRGDKIAIIGKNNARWCIAYMATITYGAIVVPILQDFNPNDVHHIVNHSESVFLFTSDSIWEHLEEERLTGLRAVFSLSDFRCLHQRDGETINRFLKHLDEEMHITYPKGFHREDVQYTTLSNDKVMLLNYTSGTTGFSKGVMLTGNNLAGNVTFGIRTELLKKGDKVLSFLPLAHAYGCAFDFLTATAVGTHVTLLGKVPSPKILMKAFEEVKPSLIITVPLVIEKIYKNVIQPIINKKTMKWALSIPLLDGQIYGQIRKKLIDALGGRFKEVIIGGAAMNPEVEEFFHRIKFPFTIGYGMTECAPLISYAPWNEFIPTSSGRVLDIMEARIYKENPEVEIGEIQVRGENVMAGYYKNPEATKEVFTEDGWLRTGDLGKLDEKGNLYIRGRSKTMILSSSGQNIFPEEIEARLNNLPFVLESLVIERNKKLVALVYADYEALDSLGLNQEENLKTIMNENLKNLNSSVASYEKVSQIQLYPTEFEKTPKRSIKRYLYNSIAED, from the coding sequence ATGATACAAGAGAACTTTATCAAACTCTACGAGCAGAGTTTCCGTGAAAACTGGGACCTTCCTTGCTATACCGATTACGGTGAAGACGAGAGTTATTCCTATGGACAAGTGGCGCAAGAGATAGCTAAATTGCACTTGCTATTCAAACATTGCAGTCTGCGCCGGGGCGACAAAATTGCTATTATCGGTAAGAACAATGCCCGTTGGTGCATCGCTTATATGGCCACCATCACTTACGGAGCTATCGTTGTTCCCATTCTTCAGGATTTTAATCCGAATGATGTACATCATATCGTCAACCACTCCGAGTCCGTTTTCCTCTTTACGAGCGATTCCATCTGGGAACATCTGGAAGAAGAACGCCTGACCGGATTGCGTGCCGTATTCTCCCTTTCCGATTTCCGTTGCCTGCATCAGCGCGACGGTGAAACAATCAATCGTTTCCTCAAACACCTGGATGAAGAAATGCACATAACTTATCCGAAAGGTTTCCACCGGGAAGACGTGCAGTATACCACTCTTTCCAATGATAAGGTAATGCTGCTGAACTATACCTCGGGCACCACCGGTTTTAGTAAGGGCGTGATGCTGACAGGAAACAATCTCGCAGGAAATGTCACTTTCGGTATCCGCACCGAATTATTGAAAAAGGGAGATAAAGTACTCTCCTTCTTACCCTTGGCTCACGCCTACGGTTGCGCTTTCGACTTTCTTACGGCTACTGCCGTGGGTACTCACGTCACACTTTTGGGCAAAGTCCCCTCTCCAAAGATTCTGATGAAAGCCTTTGAAGAGGTAAAACCCAGCTTGATTATTACCGTGCCACTCGTTATCGAGAAAATCTATAAGAATGTCATCCAGCCCATCATAAATAAAAAGACAATGAAATGGGCGCTCAGCATTCCTTTGCTCGACGGACAAATCTATGGGCAAATCCGGAAGAAACTGATAGATGCTTTGGGCGGACGTTTCAAAGAAGTCATTATCGGCGGTGCTGCCATGAACCCGGAAGTGGAAGAATTCTTCCATCGCATCAAGTTCCCGTTCACCATCGGCTATGGCATGACGGAGTGTGCGCCGTTAATCAGTTACGCTCCCTGGAACGAATTCATCCCGACTTCTTCCGGGCGAGTGCTCGACATCATGGAAGCCCGTATTTACAAAGAAAATCCGGAGGTAGAAATCGGTGAAATCCAGGTACGCGGAGAAAATGTGATGGCAGGTTATTATAAAAATCCGGAAGCCACTAAAGAAGTCTTCACCGAAGACGGCTGGCTACGTACCGGTGACTTGGGTAAACTGGATGAAAAAGGAAACCTTTATATTCGTGGCCGCAGTAAGACCATGATCCTGAGTTCCAGCGGACAAAACATCTTCCCCGAAGAAATCGAGGCACGGCTTAACAACCTGCCTTTCGTACTGGAAAGTCTTGTTATCGAACGCAATAAAAAACTGGTAGCTTTAGTCTATGCAGATTACGAAGCTTTAGATTCCCTGGGACTGAACCAAGAGGAAAACCTCAAAACCATCATGAACGAGAACTTGAAGAACTTGAATAGCAGTGTGGCCAGTTACGAGAAAGTCAGCCAGATTCAGCTCTATCCTACCGAGTTTGAGAAAACTCCTAAAAGGAGCATCAAACGCTACTTATATAACAGTATTGCAGAAGATTAG
- the rplI gene encoding 50S ribosomal protein L9 — MEIILKEDIVNLGYKNDIVTVKSGYGRNYLIPTGKAVIASPAAKKMLAEDLKQRAHKLEKIKKDAEALAAKLEGVSLKIATKVSSTGTIFGSVGNIQIADELAKLGHEIDRKIIVVKDAVKEVGQYKAIVKLHKEVSVEIPFEVVAEEA, encoded by the coding sequence ATGGAAATTATATTGAAAGAAGACATTGTAAACTTGGGTTATAAGAACGACATCGTAACTGTTAAGTCTGGTTATGGTCGTAACTACCTCATCCCGACAGGTAAAGCTGTGATTGCTTCTCCTGCTGCAAAGAAAATGTTGGCTGAAGATTTGAAGCAACGTGCTCACAAATTGGAAAAAATCAAGAAGGATGCTGAAGCATTGGCAGCTAAATTGGAAGGCGTATCTTTGAAGATCGCTACTAAAGTTAGCTCAACCGGTACTATCTTCGGTTCTGTTGGTAACATCCAGATTGCAGATGAATTGGCTAAGTTAGGTCATGAAATTGACCGTAAGATCATCGTTGTAAAAGACGCTGTGAAAGAAGTTGGCCAGTACAAAGCTATCGTTAAGCTGCACAAGGAAGTTTCTGTAGAGATTCCTTTCGAAGTTGTTGCTGAAGAAGCATAA
- the rpsR gene encoding 30S ribosomal protein S18: MAQVQSEIRYLTPPSVDVKKKKYCRFKKSGIKYIDYKDPEFLKKFLNEQGKILPRRITGTSLKFQRRVAQAVKRARHLALLPYVTDMMK; this comes from the coding sequence ATGGCACAAGTTCAATCAGAAATCAGATATTTAACTCCGCCGTCAGTGGACGTTAAGAAGAAAAAATACTGCCGTTTCAAAAAGAGTGGTATTAAGTATATCGACTATAAGGATCCTGAATTCTTGAAGAAATTCTTGAATGAGCAAGGTAAGATCCTTCCGCGTCGCATCACCGGTACTTCTTTGAAGTTCCAACGTCGTGTAGCTCAAGCTGTAAAGAGAGCCCGTCACTTGGCATTGCTGCCTTATGTAACTGACATGATGAAATAA
- the rpsF gene encoding 30S ribosomal protein S6 codes for MNQYETVFILTPVLSDVQMKEAVEKFKGILTAEGAEIVNEENWGLKKLAYPIQKKSTGFYQLIEFNADPTVIDKLELNFRRDERVIRFLTFKQDKYAAEYAAKRRSVKSTKKED; via the coding sequence ATGAATCAATACGAAACCGTTTTCATTTTAACTCCCGTTTTGTCTGATGTTCAGATGAAGGAAGCGGTAGAAAAATTCAAAGGCATCCTTACTGCTGAAGGTGCTGAGATCGTAAATGAGGAAAACTGGGGACTGAAAAAACTGGCATATCCTATCCAGAAGAAGTCAACTGGTTTCTATCAGCTGATTGAGTTCAATGCAGACCCTACTGTAATTGACAAGTTAGAGCTTAACTTCCGTCGTGATGAGCGCGTTATTCGTTTCTTGACTTTCAAGCAAGACAAGTACGCTGCTGAATACGCTGCGAAGAGAAGAAGTGTTAAATCAACTAAAAAGGAGGATTAA
- a CDS encoding MarR family winged helix-turn-helix transcriptional regulator → MIEQFNFDIRLIFAILNGKVSAAINRKLSRNFRQNGLEITPEQWTVLIFLWEKDGVTQQELCNATFKDKPSMTRLIDNMERQHLVVRISDKKDRRTNLIHLTKDGKELEERARVIANQTLKEALHGITVEELSISQEVLRKIFFNTKD, encoded by the coding sequence ATGATCGAGCAATTTAACTTTGACATCCGGCTGATTTTTGCCATCCTGAACGGTAAAGTTTCCGCCGCAATCAACCGAAAACTGTCCCGCAACTTCCGCCAGAACGGTTTGGAGATTACTCCGGAACAGTGGACTGTCCTCATCTTTTTGTGGGAAAAAGACGGAGTGACGCAACAAGAGTTGTGTAATGCAACTTTTAAGGACAAGCCCAGTATGACGCGCCTGATTGATAACATGGAACGTCAACATCTGGTAGTCCGTATCTCGGATAAAAAAGACCGCCGCACCAATCTTATCCACCTCACCAAAGATGGAAAAGAACTGGAAGAACGCGCACGGGTAATCGCTAACCAAACTTTGAAAGAGGCATTACACGGTATCACCGTAGAAGAGCTGAGCATAAGCCAGGAAGTATTAAGAAAAATATTTTTCAATACGAAAGACTGA
- a CDS encoding response regulator transcription factor: MDEKLRILLCEDDENLGMLLREYLQAKGYSAELYPDGEAGYKAFLKNKYDLCVFDVMMPKKDGFTLAQEVRAANAEIPIIFLTAKTLKEDILEGFKIGADDYITKPFSMEELTFRIEAILRRVRGKKNKESNIYKIGMFTFDTQKQILSTPEKQTKLTTKESELLGLLCAHANEILQRDFALKTIWIDDNYFNARSMDVYITKLRKHLKEDPSIEIINIHGKGYKLITPEPES; encoded by the coding sequence ATGGACGAGAAACTGCGTATTTTATTGTGCGAAGATGATGAAAATCTTGGCATGCTTTTAAGAGAATATTTACAGGCAAAAGGTTATTCTGCGGAGTTGTATCCCGACGGTGAAGCTGGATACAAAGCTTTTCTGAAGAATAAATATGACTTGTGTGTGTTTGACGTGATGATGCCGAAGAAAGATGGTTTCACTTTGGCTCAGGAAGTGCGTGCTGCAAATGCCGAAATTCCTATCATCTTCTTGACCGCAAAGACACTGAAAGAAGATATTCTGGAAGGCTTTAAAATCGGTGCGGATGATTACATCACCAAGCCGTTCAGCATGGAAGAGCTGACTTTCAGAATTGAAGCAATCCTGAGACGTGTACGTGGAAAGAAGAACAAAGAGAGTAATATCTATAAGATCGGTATGTTTACTTTCGATACACAGAAACAGATTCTGTCAACGCCTGAAAAGCAGACGAAGCTGACTACGAAAGAGTCTGAACTCTTGGGTTTGCTCTGCGCTCATGCTAACGAAATCCTACAGCGTGACTTTGCTTTGAAGACCATCTGGATTGATGATAACTACTTCAATGCACGTAGCATGGATGTGTATATCACGAAGCTGCGTAAGCATCTGAAAGAAGATCCTTCCATTGAAATCATCAATATCCACGGAAAGGGATATAAGTTGATTACACCGGAACCGGAGTCTTGA
- a CDS encoding sensor histidine kinase, with translation MKKSTIWILGIVMGLSFLSLLYLQISYIEKMVKMRNEQFDESVKRGLMAASKEVESAEVARWLREDISEAEKRAWELTEQGQALVQTQRFTVTSPDGSKYSAMELQTITNKPSELPRAMISRKHGAKTIPKTARTQIDLMKERYVYQRGLLDEVALQMLYTASSKPIEERINFKNLDQYLKSGLVDNGIDLGYHFKVIDRDGREVYRCSDYVDEGSEYSYSQPLFLNDPPARMSIVKIHFPGKRDYIFDSINFMIPSMIFTFVLLITFIFTIYIVFRQKKLTEMKNDFINNMTHEFKTPISTISLAAQMLKDPAVGKSPAMFQHISTVINDETKRLRFQVEKVLQMSMFDKQKATLKMKELDANELITGVINTFTLKVERYNGNIESELNATDPNIFADEMHLTNVIFNLMDNAVKYKRPDADLELKVKTWNEPGKLMISIQDNGIGIKKENLKKIFEKFYRVHTGNLHDVKGFGLGLSYVKKIITDHKGTIRAESELNVGTKFIIALPLLKN, from the coding sequence ATGAAGAAGTCAACAATATGGATATTAGGTATCGTTATGGGGTTATCTTTCCTCAGCCTCTTGTATCTGCAAATCAGCTACATAGAGAAGATGGTAAAGATGCGTAACGAGCAATTTGATGAATCTGTGAAGCGTGGACTGATGGCTGCTTCTAAAGAAGTAGAGTCCGCTGAGGTTGCCCGTTGGTTGCGGGAAGACATCTCTGAGGCAGAAAAGAGAGCGTGGGAATTGACTGAGCAAGGGCAGGCATTGGTGCAAACACAACGGTTTACGGTGACGTCGCCGGATGGTTCCAAGTATTCGGCCATGGAACTTCAGACGATCACAAATAAGCCGTCAGAGCTGCCGAGAGCGATGATTTCGCGTAAGCATGGCGCTAAGACGATTCCTAAAACAGCTCGTACACAAATCGATTTAATGAAAGAACGTTATGTGTACCAGCGTGGTTTGTTGGATGAAGTTGCCTTGCAGATGTTATATACGGCAAGTAGCAAGCCGATTGAGGAACGCATCAACTTTAAGAATCTGGATCAGTACTTAAAGTCGGGCTTGGTAGATAATGGCATTGATCTGGGATATCACTTTAAGGTGATCGACCGGGATGGACGGGAAGTATACCGTTGTTCGGACTATGTCGATGAAGGTAGCGAGTATTCTTACTCCCAGCCTTTGTTCCTGAATGATCCACCTGCCCGTATGAGTATCGTAAAGATACATTTTCCGGGCAAAAGAGATTATATTTTCGACTCGATCAACTTTATGATACCGTCGATGATATTCACCTTTGTGTTGCTGATTACGTTTATCTTCACGATTTATATCGTGTTCCGCCAGAAGAAACTGACGGAGATGAAGAATGACTTTATCAACAATATGACGCATGAGTTTAAAACGCCGATATCGACCATTTCACTGGCGGCGCAGATGTTGAAAGACCCTGCAGTGGGTAAGTCGCCTGCCATGTTCCAGCATATATCGACGGTCATCAATGATGAGACGAAACGGTTGAGGTTCCAGGTGGAGAAGGTGCTCCAGATGTCGATGTTCGACAAGCAAAAGGCTACTTTGAAAATGAAGGAACTGGATGCTAATGAATTGATTACAGGTGTTATTAATACATTCACCTTAAAGGTGGAGCGTTATAACGGTAATATAGAGTCGGAACTGAACGCAACAGACCCGAATATCTTTGCAGATGAAATGCATCTTACGAATGTGATTTTCAATCTGATGGATAACGCGGTGAAGTATAAGAGACCGGATGCGGATTTGGAATTGAAAGTGAAGACCTGGAATGAACCGGGAAAGCTGATGATTTCTATTCAGGATAACGGTATAGGTATTAAGAAAGAAAATTTGAAAAAGATATTTGAAAAGTTCTACCGCGTGCATACAGGTAATCTGCACGATGTGAAAGGCTTTGGATTAGGATTGTCTTATGTGAAAAAGATTATTACGGACCATAAGGGAACCATCCGGGCAGAGAGTGAACTAAACGTTGGAACTAAATTTATTATTGCATTACCTTTACTTAAAAATTAA